The following are encoded in a window of Rhodospirillales bacterium genomic DNA:
- the rpe gene encoding ribulose-phosphate 3-epimerase, whose protein sequence is MSGRPRLAPSLLAADFASLGSETRAMEAAGADLIHVDVMDGHFVPVLTFGPAIVKALRPHTSLPLDVHLMVEPAEPAVEAFAAAGADLITVHIEACPHLDRTLRRIRELGKKAGVALNPGTSESLLEPALGICDLVLVMTVNPGYGGQTFLTDQLRKIRTLRERIDARSLPVDVSVDGGVNPETAPLAIEAGADILVAGAAAFQGGADEYRGNLDRLRSGGRAS, encoded by the coding sequence GTGTCTGGACGACCGCGTCTTGCCCCGTCGTTGCTAGCGGCAGACTTCGCCTCGCTGGGAAGCGAGACGCGGGCCATGGAAGCCGCGGGCGCGGACCTCATTCACGTCGACGTGATGGACGGGCATTTCGTCCCGGTGCTGACCTTCGGCCCCGCGATCGTCAAGGCGCTCCGCCCGCACACGAGCCTGCCGCTCGACGTCCATCTGATGGTGGAGCCGGCGGAGCCCGCCGTGGAGGCGTTCGCCGCGGCCGGCGCCGATCTCATTACCGTTCACATCGAAGCCTGCCCGCACCTCGACCGCACGTTGCGCCGGATACGGGAACTGGGGAAAAAGGCCGGCGTGGCGCTCAATCCCGGTACCTCCGAGAGCCTGCTTGAGCCGGCGCTCGGGATCTGCGACCTGGTCCTGGTGATGACCGTGAACCCCGGCTACGGCGGCCAGACGTTCCTCACCGATCAGCTCCGCAAGATCCGAACGCTTCGCGAACGCATCGATGCGCGCTCGCTCCCCGTGGATGTCAGCGTGGACGGGGGCGTCAATCCGGAGACCGCGCCGTTGGCGATCGAGGCGGGAGCCGACATCCTGGTGGCCGGGGCGGCTGCGTTTCAGGGCGGTGCTGACGAATATCGCGGGAACCTGGACAGGCTGAGATCCGGCGGACGCGCGTCGTGA